The uncultured Trichococcus sp. DNA window TATTCCACTACCTTAAATGCGCCCATCTCTTCGACAATTTTCACATCATTGTTATCTTCGAAATTTTTTATTCTGAACATATCCATTTTCCTTCTTTCTTTTGCAGAGGCAACAGCTGTGTCTGGTCAATAAAGGCTTATTCAAATTTGGTGTATCATTGTCTATCATTATAACACTATTTTGATTGTCGACCAATATTTAGATGGAAACGGCAACCGGATGGAAGAGAAACGCTTGTGTTGTCAACCGTAGAAGCAGAAAAGTCCTGACTCTCAGAGCCAAGACTTTTCATTTATTATTGCGGATAAAGAGTGATTGGTGTCACCGGTACGATTTAATATTCCAATGCCTTCAATTCTTCGATCGTAACGTCTTGCTCAACATAGCCATCAACCATGAACCCACTTAAAATTGAAAACTCTTTATAAAGGATGTCATATGCTGCTATTTCAGTATTGAAATTCTCTTTGTTCAATTGTTGGATCAGTGCCTTTGTTTTAGCTTGCGTGTCGCTGTCGAGTTCCCAGCTATCCGGTCTCAGGCGGCCAGCTTCATCATACTCAGCCTTGGTACCATAAACCATATCGCGATAAATGCGGTCGATATGCATGATCGGTGTTTCGTGGGTGCCTTTTTCCGTCATGACTTTGTAGAGACCGATACAATAAACAGGGAAGAATGGAATCACGGAGCTGGCTTTGGTGGTCACGGCAGTAGCCACCACAATCTGGGCTTTTCCGTTGATGTCAGCCAATAACCCATTGATGGTCTTCGCTTTTTCATCACAATCTGCTTTGGCAAGGCCAAGAGTACCGCCACCGTAGTAAGGACGGTTCAACTCTGTTCCCAAATAAGAGTAATTGGTCGTCAGCACGCCATCAGCCAATACATCTGCTTCCTTCAGTGCTTCCATCCACAGCTGCCAGTCTTCGCCGCCCATGACTTTTACGGTGCCGGCGATTTCTTCCGCTGTTGCAGGTTCCAGCGTTTCTGTGTAGAAATCCTGATTTTGCATATTGATGTTCGGACCGACCACGGGCTCCCCAAGCGCTTTGATTGCGGAAGTGTACGTCTCTCCGGTATCGGGATCAGTTCTTCTGCCGCTTGCCAGACTATAGACGACCAGGTCCACTTTTTCGCCGAATTCGTTCTTGATGTATGTGATGACTTCTTGCTTGCTTTCGTGGCTGAAGGCGTCCTGCACAAAGTTCTTGGCGATCAGGCCTTCTTTTTCGGCAGCCTCACGGAACGCGATATTGTTGTACCAGCCGGCTGTGCCGAGATTCCGTTCATTCTTCGGTCCTTTTTCGAAAGAAACACCGATCGTGTCCGCTCCCGCGCCGAATGCCAAACTGATCCGGGTCGCCAAACCGTAACTGGATGAAGCACCGATGATCAAGACTTTTTTCGGAGCTTGATAGGTGCCTTTATTTTTGACGTACTCGATTTGGTTCAATACTTCCTGCTTGCATCCAAGCGGGTTTACACCTAGGGCCACATTACCCCGAATATTCTGTTTAAATTCCAACATATTTGATTTTCCTCCATTAAAATGTCATAAGGATATAATACCAGAAAATGCTACGCAAGAATAAATTATCTGCTGAAATTTTGGGGATTAGTTAGTAGTGTCTCAAAACCTTCAGGAAAAGGCTTGCAATCGCACTAATTATTTGTTAAGATTCCTCTAGAAGATTTAATAGGATGGGTTGTTACTGGTAAAGCAGGCTACACCACTTTAAATGGATGAATAAACAAAGCTTTTGTTTATTAACTATTGAGAGAGGGGGAGGCTTGTTTTTTTTTGCTGAAAAGAGAGGACTCAGATGAAAATTGAGAAAATCATAAATAATAATTTGGTCAAATCGCGGAATGACAGAAATCAAGAATTGATCGTGATGGGTAAAGGGATTGGATTTAAAAAAGACGTCGGAACGGAAATTGATGAGTCTCTGATCAGCCAAGTGTATGTCAGCGAAGACAATACCTCATCGAACAAGTTGGCTGAGATATTGGCATCGGTCCCGATTGAAATTATTCAACTGACGAATGAAATTGTAGGTTTTGCACGTGCTTCGTTAGGGAAAAGACTAAGCGATAATATTTACTTGACCTTGACCGATCATATCAGTTTTGCGGTAGAACGCTTCAGAGAAGGGATTGCGATTGAGAATGCGTTGCTTTGGGAAATCAAACGCTTCTATAATCATGAGTATCTGATCGGAAAAGAAGCCTTAACGATCATCGAACAACGAATCGGCATAAAATTGCCAGAAGATGAAGCCGGCTTCATTGCACTTCATTTCGTCAATGCGACAATGGATTCACTTGGGATCGAGAAGGCTGCACAGTTGGCGCAGACGGTCCAGAGTATACTGAATATCGTGAAGTATCACTTTAATATCGACCTGAACGAGTACTCGATTCATTATGAGCGCTTTGTTACCCATTTAAAGTTTTTTGTTCAACGCATCATCAGCGGTACCGAGTTAAAAGATGATGAGGATAGCTTTATGCTAGCCCTAAAAGAACGGTACATGGACGAATACAAATGTGCCTTAAAGATTGAAAAGTTTATTGAACAGGATTTTGGACGGTCATTGACCGATAATGAAATCATTTATTTAACGATTCATATCCGGCGTGTCATTAATCAATAATAAACGGGATTGTTACTATTTAATTAGGCTATACCCAAGTAAATGCTACCGCTTAAGCGGCCTAGTCTTTATTTGGGTATTTTTGTTTGGAAAAAATTAAAAAAGGAAAGTTGGGACTAAGTTGGACTATAAAGATTTAGGAAAGACAATATTGGAAAATGTGGGCGGAGAAGCGAATGTGAATGAATTGACCCACTGTGCAACGCGTTTGCGTTTCAAGTTAGCTGATACCAGTAAAGCGAATATGGAAATATTGAAGAACACACCGGGCGTAGTAGGGGTAGTCAACAAAGGTGGACAATACCAAGTCATTATCGGAAGTGATGTCGGTAAGGTCTACAGGAGCATCAACGAACAAAGTAATCTGGAAAGTAAAACAGGTGCAACTTCTGATAACTCGGAAAACCAAAGCCGATTTGAAAAAGCAATTGCTGCCATTTCAGGTATCTTCACACCGATTTTGCCCGTGATCACTGCTGCCGGTTTGATCAAAGCGGTATTGTCCATTTTGACGGTCCTGAAAATCACGGAAAATACCGATATGAACTATCAAATCTTGAACTTTATTGGAGATGCCGGATTCTACTTCTTGCCGATTTTCATCGGGGGGACTGCAGCGCGTCAATTCAAAGCAAATCCTTACTTAGGGATGCTGGTCGGAGCAATTTTCTTGCATCCAAACTTCACTGGAATGGTCAACCTTGCGAAAGAAACTGGCGAAGGAATCAGTCTGTTTGGTCTGCCGATTCAAGCTGTAGGATATTCGTCATCGGTTATTCCGGTCATTTTATCAGTAGGACTATTGGGTTACGTGGAGCGTTTTGCAGATCGTATCTCGCATAAGACGGTAAAATTCTTTACAGTGCCATTGATTGCGACTTTATTTACAGGCGTAATCGGATTGACTGTATTAGGACCCTTGGGATCTGTGTTGGGTAATTACTTGGCGGACTTCTTCCGTTGGTTGGAAACATTCGGCGGTTGGGTTGTTCCTACTGTCGTAGGTACTTTCTCACCATTACTTGTTATGACGGGTACTCACTATGGTTTGGTCTCGATTGGGATCAACAACCGTGCAACAATTGGTTATGACACAGTAGCTTCAAACGGTATGCTGGCATCAAACGTTGCTCAGGGTGGTGCTGCGCTCGCGATTGCTTTCAAAACAAAAGATATCAATAAAAAAGCAATGGCTTCATCAGCAGGCCTGACAGCTATCATGGGCATTACGGAACCGGCATTGTTCGGTGTGACTCTGCAGAACAAAGCAGCGCTGACTGGTACGATGATTGCGGGTGGTATCGGTGGTTTCGTTATGGGGATTTTCGGTGCGCGTAACTATGCCGGCGGTTCACCAGGTCTACTGAGTTTGGGAAGTTACATCGGTGAGAATACGTTACATTCTTTCTATGTAGCGGCTGCTACGTTAGTGATTTCAGTGATCGTGTCTTTCGTAGTGACGTATATAT harbors:
- a CDS encoding beta-glucoside-specific PTS transporter subunit IIABC; this encodes MDYKDLGKTILENVGGEANVNELTHCATRLRFKLADTSKANMEILKNTPGVVGVVNKGGQYQVIIGSDVGKVYRSINEQSNLESKTGATSDNSENQSRFEKAIAAISGIFTPILPVITAAGLIKAVLSILTVLKITENTDMNYQILNFIGDAGFYFLPIFIGGTAARQFKANPYLGMLVGAIFLHPNFTGMVNLAKETGEGISLFGLPIQAVGYSSSVIPVILSVGLLGYVERFADRISHKTVKFFTVPLIATLFTGVIGLTVLGPLGSVLGNYLADFFRWLETFGGWVVPTVVGTFSPLLVMTGTHYGLVSIGINNRATIGYDTVASNGMLASNVAQGGAALAIAFKTKDINKKAMASSAGLTAIMGITEPALFGVTLQNKAALTGTMIAGGIGGFVMGIFGARNYAGGSPGLLSLGSYIGENTLHSFYVAAATLVISVIVSFVVTYILYRDEEALDAVQPVETTAAQTEATGTAATNTSAAHLDFLTQDSIVAPMAGQVVPLSEVDDPIFAQAILGQGVAIMPTDGVIKSPINGEIVTIFETKHAIGLRTDEGIEILIHIGLDTVQLKGQHFKQLAQAGQRVTVGTPIVEADLEAIKAAGYDIITPIVITNTTDFSEILSTGEDQVNAGDSIIKVIK
- a CDS encoding PRD domain-containing protein; the encoded protein is MKIEKIINNNLVKSRNDRNQELIVMGKGIGFKKDVGTEIDESLISQVYVSEDNTSSNKLAEILASVPIEIIQLTNEIVGFARASLGKRLSDNIYLTLTDHISFAVERFREGIAIENALLWEIKRFYNHEYLIGKEALTIIEQRIGIKLPEDEAGFIALHFVNATMDSLGIEKAAQLAQTVQSILNIVKYHFNIDLNEYSIHYERFVTHLKFFVQRIISGTELKDDEDSFMLALKERYMDEYKCALKIEKFIEQDFGRSLTDNEIIYLTIHIRRVINQ
- the fabV gene encoding enoyl-ACP reductase FabV, encoding MLEFKQNIRGNVALGVNPLGCKQEVLNQIEYVKNKGTYQAPKKVLIIGASSSYGLATRISLAFGAGADTIGVSFEKGPKNERNLGTAGWYNNIAFREAAEKEGLIAKNFVQDAFSHESKQEVITYIKNEFGEKVDLVVYSLASGRRTDPDTGETYTSAIKALGEPVVGPNINMQNQDFYTETLEPATAEEIAGTVKVMGGEDWQLWMEALKEADVLADGVLTTNYSYLGTELNRPYYGGGTLGLAKADCDEKAKTINGLLADINGKAQIVVATAVTTKASSVIPFFPVYCIGLYKVMTEKGTHETPIMHIDRIYRDMVYGTKAEYDEAGRLRPDSWELDSDTQAKTKALIQQLNKENFNTEIAAYDILYKEFSILSGFMVDGYVEQDVTIEELKALEY